The proteins below are encoded in one region of Campylobacter sp. MIT 99-7217:
- a CDS encoding YcbK family protein, whose protein sequence is MKDNAYFKESEFKCKCGKCQMPLNVPSDELIDLLCEIREHFNAPIIINSGYRCATHNAKVGGAKSSQHTIGSAADFVVKGVKTQVVYEYILSVYGQRALGIAIKHNFKDPFAGFVHLDTRGKKARWTYS, encoded by the coding sequence ATGAAAGACAATGCGTATTTTAAAGAAAGCGAGTTTAAATGCAAATGCGGTAAGTGCCAAATGCCTTTAAATGTTCCAAGCGATGAACTTATTGATTTGCTTTGCGAGATAAGAGAGCATTTTAACGCCCCTATCATTATAAATAGTGGCTATCGTTGTGCTACTCATAATGCCAAAGTTGGAGGTGCTAAATCATCTCAGCATACTATAGGTTCGGCGGCTGATTTTGTGGTTAAAGGCGTAAAAACGCAAGTTGTTTATGAATATATTTTAAGCGTTTATGGGCAAAGAGCCTTAGGAATTGCCATAAAACACAATTTTAAAGATCCTTTTGCAGGCTTCGTGCATTTAGATACAAGAGGCAAGAAAGCAAGATGGACTTATTCGTAA